A stretch of DNA from Oryza brachyantha chromosome 9, ObraRS2, whole genome shotgun sequence:
GagacatcatttttttattctattctAGACCTTAATCTCTATTAAacaatcaaaaaattatgtattttgaTATGGATGCaccaacatttaaaattttaattttaaaatgtaataaCTCTTACacatatattatcttttaaacCAATCACAAACTTACTTAATGTGAAAACCCAGAGCCGGCAACATGACGTGTTCGTTTCTCAAGGGCCGGCAAATTGATTTCTTGGGATTGTCTATATTCATTCGATCAAACTCCATCGTTTTCGAAGGAGAAAAATTCGAGTACGCGATGCCATCGCCACCATTTGACTTTctaccggccggccggccggccggcgccagCAGCTGGACCGACTACCACTGGCCTTAAGTCGTTTCCGTGCGAGATTGAGGCTGCAGGAAATTTCAGATGGAGAAAACGTACGGTTCAATGTTGCCTTGCACATTAATTTGCACCTCACAAATTACTGCTTCCTCCGTTTATtcttttggttgcaacgtttaatcattcgtcttatttaaaaatttagtataaatataaaaaatgacaagtcatgattaaagttattttgataataaaataagtcataagcaaaataaatgatatttctataattttttgaataaaacatattgtcaaatattacaagtaTAAAAggcaaacatcttatattataaaacagagggagtaatttaATTAACACATCTCTGAGTTAACTATTGGCTCTGTTTTTTCTTACCGTTTCATGTGCGTGCCATAGCCAATAGGCGTTAAGCAACCAATCAATCAGTTTCGTATACGAGATTTTTGAGTTTGGGTTGTTCAATTTacagttttttataaaaaaaatatcacaatgCAACATGTTAATATAAGCTCATCATGGTATATAGTTcaggaagttttttttttctattcacgtgagtattttttttccttttttaataCATATGCTCGGGATTTTATTGGAAATATTTAACTTAGTTTGTTTTTACGTCGACCTATCCATTTAGATTTAGTTGTTTCCAACTTAATTTGCTATACGTTCAAttagtaatttataaaatttgctaTACGTACAGTTATTAGTAATTAGTAAGCAGGTGAGATAGCAGATTTATTGTCACCACGTCTAATTCTTTTAAAGAAGATGGGAGATATGATCAGAAAAAAACCAATATGTGTCACTGTCCTGAACGGTCTGCGTTGCTACTGCTGGTGGTCGGTTCGCTTCGCTCGACTGACGAATTATTAATCAACGCAAGTCCTCGTCTCGAGCTTGGCTTGGCTTGCTGGCAACGAATCCGCGTCCGTTGATCCTCTCTGCCTGCTGGAGCAACACTGCTCCAGATTCAATTCAACATCTGGCTACTGCAGCACGCACGAACGCCACTCTCTCTGTTCAATCTCTGACTGTTTCAACTGCCCCTAACAAATTAGGCTGTGTAACCGTGTTCTTCGTCGTGGATTACATGTTATCGGTTTTTTTCTCACCttactaaacaatttttttaataaaatgtttagatacaaaagttcatcatctcatattttaaaaatatatttataattgtaatataattaatgggtccacctagtgatcaaatgtttgaatatTTTAATTCCATCGATCAATTCCGGTCACTAttgttggatgataatttgaAGGCGTGCATCTAAGTAAAAAAGGTCATACATATCCTCCCCTATGCATTACGTACGTgtttgatagaaaaaaaaaaaatcaaatgtttgatcaatagcaaaagtgataattaattatatcgtctatactaaatagttataaagaaacgaacgaaaaaaaatcttttattttttcgttaaaaaagaacacagccttaAGTTACTATCAAGTAGGAAATCAAGAATTCATGGTAATGTCGTCTGTCCCGTACGCGCAAGGCCGCGGCATGATACGGCGACTTTGACCGTTCGCGCGCCCCCATCCAATCGATCTGCTCCTACCCATGCATCTAGCGTGCAGCTGATTAGTTTGACTGCATCGATCTATTTGAGCGATATCGATCATTCGTTCGTACGTGTTTGAATGCATGTGAGCTAATTAAGTCCTCTCGTCTCTAGCTCGTCGAGAAGTTGGGAGGAAAATGGAGGCGGTCCAGTCGACGGCCATGGACGTCCGTCTACTAGTTAGATAGTAGCAGTAGCTGATCGAGCTTGTTGTCCAGGTGACCATGGTGGAAGCTGCAAGAACGGTGACCTTTCCTGCtctgctcctcgccgccgtcgtcttgCTCTGCTCCTCGGGCGTTCTGGGAGTGGACGTTGTCGTCGATGGAGGCGGGAGGCAGGCGGTTGCTCGGCGGAGGGTGGACGTCGGGGTGATCCTGGACAGGAGCACGTGGCTGGGGAAGACGAGCTGGGCGTGCATGGAGCTCGCGATGGAGGACTTCTACGCCGCCAGGGAGCACGCCCACTACCGCACCAGGCTCAGGCTCCACCTCCGGGACACCGGccccggcgccgtcgacgccgcctccgCAGGTGCGCTCCTCCTCTCAGCTCTCGTAAGTTCCTcgacgccggccggcgagcggaggtggacgacgacgaggtcgcTGCGGGTGGGCCGGCCCACCTCGCGCTGGGCCGGAGCAGCTGCTGTTGGGTGGGCCGTACATTAGATTTCTACATGGGCCTTCTCGTGGGCTTTCcaccgtctctctctctctcccatctGCCGCCTCCGggctccggcgaggcggccgccggAGCGAGGCGCGGGCCTCCTTCTCTCGGCTCCGGTCCATCCCTGCTCGCTGCCTGCGTCACCGCGCGGGGCCGTTGAGGCAAGAAGGTACCCCCGCTGCGTCGTCTTGCCCCGTGCTGTCGCGTCGCGGCAGTTACTTACATCGTATGAGCGGAGCGATCCGGGGGCTGGTTGGAACTTGAGCTAGGGGCGTGCAAGGTGGGCGATTTCTAGGGTTCATCTTGACGCTGCAAAAAATTAGGAGAAGCATCGAGGGAATATGTAGGAATAGGATTTTATTAACTTTTGTTGTTGGCGGTGGTCATGGTGTTCTGCTTGTCATGGTAAGTCTTCTGCAATTGTGTAAGCTGAACCTTTATGGTGGCAATTTGAGCAGGTCAGAAAGTTAATTGATGCATTGCAAGGTCTTGACCAGATTGGATTGTGTGATGATTGGATAGAATTCTTCTTCTGATTTTTAGTGCTAGTACTCCTGTAAAAGTATGTTACATGATGAATCTTCTGCTGTAAAGacttaatgttttttttttttgtaaaacttATGCTGCAGGTGTTGATCTACTGAAAAATGTCCATGTGCAAGCAATCGTTGGGCCACAGAGATCAACCCAGGCCAAATTTCTTGCGGAGCTTGGGAACAAATTGTCGGTTCCGGTTATTTCATTCTCTGCAAATAGCCCATGTGGATCGCCCAGCCAAACTCCATATTTCATCAGGACGGCATGGAATGACTCCTCACAGGCAGATGCTATTGCATCGTTTGTTCAAAGATTCAATTGGAGAGACGTCATTCCTATCGTCGAAGATGATGATTCCAACACCAGATTCATTCCAGACCTTGTTGATGCCCTAAGACAAGCTGAAATTCGTGTTTCCCACAGGTACAAGATACACCCTTTAGCTGGACCTGACGACATAAAGAAAGTCATCTCAAACTTAAAACTCAAATGGACAAGCATATTTGTCATCCGGATGTCATATGAGCTCGCTCTTAGTTTCTTCCAGCATGCCAAGGATGAAGGGATGATGGGCGAGGGCTTTGTATGGATTGCAGCTTACGGCCTAACAGACATATTTGATTTACTTGGTTCTCCTGCATTTGATGTGATGCAAGGAGTTATTGGGATGAAGCCTTATGTTAATGATactaaaaaacttcaaaactTTAGAGAGAGGTGGCGCAAGAAGTATCAATCAGAAAATCCAGGTACCTTACTGAGTGAGCCCACAATATCTGGTCTCTATGCATATGACACTGTGTGGGCATTAGCATTAGCAGCAGAGAAGGCTGGATATGTTAACTCAGACTTTCTTCTGTCTAAGAAAAATGGGTCCACTGATTTTGACAGGATCAACACTTCCAAGGCTGCTAAAAAACTCAAGAGCACACTCATAAATATTGATTTCTTAGGCATGAGTGGGAGATTTCACATTCAAGACATGCACTTGCTATCGATGACTTACGAGATAATAAATATAGTTGGCAAGGAGAAAAGGGTGGTTGCTTATTGGACACCAGGACTTAACATTTCCAGAAGTCTAAATACGAAAGTTAGTATTGATACCGTCAGATGGCCAGGAGGGGGTACAACTGCACCTAGGGGTTGGCTATTaccaataaataaaacacTCAAAATCGGTGTGCCTGCGAAACCTGGGTTTTCTGAGTttataaaacatgaaaatgGCACTTTTAAAGGGTTCAGCATTGATGTATTCAACGAAGTTACCAATGCATTACCCTACAAAATACTCTATCGCTTTGAGCAGTTTGGAAATGGTAAAGGGGAGAGTAATGGATCTTACGACACACTTATCTACAAAGTTTATCTTAAGGTAAGCATTGGCTTTGCTTCCTTCCACGTTGTTCTTTGTATTTATCCCCTGACCAGTTATTATCATAATTGATGTAGGACTTATCTGCATTATGATTTCCTTATTGCTATTCTCAGTTCTACAGAATCACCAGTTTGTTTCTCTGTGCTTGTTTGTTGAGATTTTCAAACTACAAAAGCATTTGTAAAAATGCAAGCCTGACTACAACTTAGGTCAGGCAGTTTTATCTGCTCTCAATTATCAAGTACTTCATCCCGAAATGTATCTACAAAATGATGTAATTCTCCATGTCCAGTTTCATAGTCCTAGGATGAGTCAAATTCCATCCTAGGTAGCTACATTTTTGGACGGGGGAGTAGTTTTGCCGCCAGCTCCAattaggaaaaacatagaatcTCTCCGAATGAATTCTGTGGAAACACTCATAAGGCCCTCTTAGTTTGTAGATGAATGTTTTCTATCCTTGCATTTCCCAGATGATTAGGTAATTTCTAACTGAAAGTTTCTCTATCACCTTATTTTAACATCTGGCAGGAATTTGATGCAGTGGTTGGTGATATTACAATCTTGGCCAACCGTTCTTTATATGTGGACTTCACTCTTCCTTATACTGAGTCGGGAGTGCGTATGCTAGTTCCAGTCCAGGATCGGCGACAGAAGACTGCATGGACGTTCCTGAAGCCATTAACAGCTGACTTATGGTTTGGAACTGGGGCCTTCTTTGTCTTCACAGGTTTTGTAGTTTGGTTTATTGAACACAGAACGAATGAAGAATTCAGAGGACCACCAGCCAGTCAAATTGGATCTCTCTTCTACTTTGCCTTCTCCACACTTGTTTTTGCTCATCGGGAGAGGATTGTGAACAATTTATCAAGACTTGTGCTAGTTATTTGGCTTTTCGTGGTGCTGATATTGCAGCAG
This window harbors:
- the LOC102714767 gene encoding glutamate receptor 2.9-like, which gives rise to MVEAARTVTFPALLLAAVVLLCSSGVLGVDVVVDGGGRQAVARRRVDVGVILDRSTWLGKTSWACMELAMEDFYAAREHAHYRTRLRLHLRDTGPGAVDAASAGVDLLKNVHVQAIVGPQRSTQAKFLAELGNKLSVPVISFSANSPCGSPSQTPYFIRTAWNDSSQADAIASFVQRFNWRDVIPIVEDDDSNTRFIPDLVDALRQAEIRVSHRYKIHPLAGPDDIKKVISNLKLKWTSIFVIRMSYELALSFFQHAKDEGMMGEGFVWIAAYGLTDIFDLLGSPAFDVMQGVIGMKPYVNDTKKLQNFRERWRKKYQSENPGTLLSEPTISGLYAYDTVWALALAAEKAGYVNSDFLLSKKNGSTDFDRINTSKAAKKLKSTLINIDFLGMSGRFHIQDMHLLSMTYEIINIVGKEKRVVAYWTPGLNISRSLNTKVSIDTVRWPGGGTTAPRGWLLPINKTLKIGVPAKPGFSEFIKHENGTFKGFSIDVFNEVTNALPYKILYRFEQFGNGKGESNGSYDTLIYKVYLKEFDAVVGDITILANRSLYVDFTLPYTESGVRMLVPVQDRRQKTAWTFLKPLTADLWFGTGAFFVFTGFVVWFIEHRTNEEFRGPPASQIGSLFYFAFSTLVFAHRERIVNNLSRLVLVIWLFVVLILQQSYTASLSSILTVEQLQPTVTNLDEVIRKGGYVGYLNDSFMPGLLERLKIDKSKLIALDSPVEYNEALSTGRVDVVVDEIPYLKVFLSKYCHNYTMVGPTYKFDGFGFAFPRGSPLTAEISRGILNFTSSNRMAQLEKDLYSNRTCPDKSDSQTSSSLTVRSFLGLFIITGASSLLALILHVALTLYHHRHDLSSDSGQSSWCGWFAILIKIFHERERPNAPQNADEPTITNANSAAETPFSTPNHTVQNVDSDSDIESLQEGEGTPGREEFVQGPDPPSFSYMHSERRAMD